The following coding sequences are from one Sander lucioperca isolate FBNREF2018 chromosome 2, SLUC_FBN_1.2, whole genome shotgun sequence window:
- the fut7 gene encoding alpha-(1,3)-fucosyltransferase 7: MTTLRSRAFLLLLLLISLSSLLYYSFLDQKLYLQKYHPAVSKRNISILLWHWPFGRSYRLDGDKCLEMYNISHCFLTDNTSTFPSADVVVFHHQELRRGLSPLPLHLDRPASQHWVWLSMEPPINNANLTQLTGLFNWTMSYRRDADIFIPYGKTMVGGDELGFQAASNHSCLVSWVVSRYRPHQARACVYQNLKKYIPIEVYGKWNKKPLSKKKLLPTIAKCVFYLSFENSEAKDYISEKLWRNAFQAGVIPVVLGPSRVTYEALAPPGSFIHVADFKSTADLAAYLKHVAADRQAYEEYFQWHHTHRIKTYTDWRERLCQICVKYPSLPANKVYQDLESWVNS, translated from the coding sequence ATGACAACATTGAGATCCCgagccttcctcctcctcctcctcctcatctccctcTCATCCCTGCTTTATTACAGCTTCTTGGACCAGAAGCTCTATCTGCAGAAATATCATCCAGCTGTTTCTAAGAGAAACATCAGCATCCTGCTGTGGCACTGGCCATTTGGCCGCTCTTACAGGCTTGATGGAGACAAATGCCTCGAGATGTACAACATCAGTCACTGTTTCCTCACTGACAACACATCCACCTTCCCGTCTGCTGATGTGGTTGTCTTCCACCACCAGGAGTTGAGAAGAGGTCTGTCCCCGCTGCCCCTGCACCTAGATCGCCCGGCCTCCCAGCATTGGGTGTGGCTGTCAATGGAGCCTCCTATCAACAATGCAAACCTCACACAGCTCACCGGCCTCTTTAACTGGACGATGAGCTACAGACGTGATGCAGACATATTCATCCCATATGGAAAAACCATGGTAGGAGGTGATGAGCTAGGTTTCCAGGCTGCTTCAAATCACTCCTGCCTTGTCAGCTGGGTGGTCAGCAGATACAGACCTCACCAGGCTAGGGCTTGTGTTTACCAAAATCTAAAGAAGTATATCCCCATAGAGGTATACGGAAAGTGGAACAAGAAACCCCTATCAAAAAAGAAGCTGTTGCCCACAATTGCAAAGTGTGTTTTCTACCTGTCTTTTGAGAACTCTGAGGCAAAGGATTACATCAGTGAGAAGCTCTGGAGGAACGCTTTCCAAGCAGGGGTCATACCAGTAGTTCTCGGCCCCAGCAGGGTGACCTATGAAGCCCTGGCTCCCCCTGGTTCCTTTATCCATGTAGCTGATTTCAAGAGCACAGCAGATCTGGCTGCCTATCTGAAGCATGtggctgcagacagacaggcctaTGAGGAGTACTTCCAGTGGCACCACACTCACAGAATAAAAACCTACACTGACTGGAGAGAAAGGCTGTGTCAAATCTGTGTTAAATACCCCAGTTTACCAGCCAATAAAGTCTATCAGGACCTGGAGAGCTGGGTTAATAGCTAA